A stretch of DNA from Bradyrhizobium algeriense:
ATCGCGTCAGGCCATGCGCGCAGCTACAATGGTGGCCATCGCAACGGTTGGTGCGCGAACGCAAGTCAACCGTTTGCGAAATAAAAGAGCCGCGCGAACCGCGCGGCTCTTTGCATTCAGATCCGTGAGCAATCAGCGCGTGACAGTCACCATCGTTCCGACCGGTACGCGTTGGTAGAGATCGGAGATGTCGTCGTTGAGCATGCGGATGCAACCGTAGGACACGAAGCCACCGACCGAACCCGGCACGTTGGTGCCGTGAATGGCGTATTCGCCGCCGGCCAGCGTCATCGCCGCCACGCCCATCGGGTTGCGCGGCGAGCCGCCGGGAATGACGTCGGGCATCTCGGGCTTGTCGCGCCTGACTTCGCTCGGTGGCGACCACGCCGGGTTGAGGTACTTGCCGTCGATACGGGTGGTGCCCGCCCACTGCTTGCCGGCCTTGCCGACGCCGACCGGATAGCGCATGGCGCGGCCGGATTCGAGAACGAGATAGAGACGCCGCTCATGGGTCTTCACCACGATCGTGCCCGGCGCG
This window harbors:
- a CDS encoding L,D-transpeptidase, yielding MLMRIAVALAATIGMSVVMSSAAQARPELVGINGDYAPGTIVVKTHERRLYLVLESGRAMRYPVGVGKAGKQWAGTTRIDGKYLNPAWSPPSEVRRDKPEMPDVIPGGSPRNPMGVAAMTLAGGEYAIHGTNVPGSVGGFVSYGCIRMLNDDISDLYQRVPVGTMVTVTR